A genomic window from Sceloporus undulatus isolate JIND9_A2432 ecotype Alabama chromosome 9, SceUnd_v1.1, whole genome shotgun sequence includes:
- the LOC121915378 gene encoding neuronal acetylcholine receptor subunit alpha-7-like isoform X3: MYWYDHYLRWNESEYPGVKSLRFSPDRLWTPDILLYNSANEEFDSTFHTHILVNSSGYCQWLPPGILKSTCRIDVRWFPFDTQKCDLKFGSWTYDGWLLDLRMLETDTSGYVANGEWDLMGVPGTQNKVFYECCREPYLDVTFAVTMRRRTLYYALNMLVPCLLLSAMTFLVFLLPADSGEKISLGITVLLSLTVFMLLVAEVMPATSDSIPLIGQYFATTMGMVALSVVATVFVLQYHHHDPDGGCMPRWVQVVVLRWGAWLLRMRQPGEEPVGRPHCTPSLLSCSSENSEGGGTPTQQAAPVVPINNGSLAYMGVPTVAFPTKPPDIPRPFLPSPEFQASTPEELLSSPELGHILEELRFVAQCFRGRDAAQAACSQWKFAAAVVDRLCLVTFALIHIVCSIGILMAAPNFAEAITKDFL; encoded by the exons TGCCAACGAagagtttgactccactttccaTACCCACATCTTGGTCAACTCCAGCggttattgccaatggcttccTCCAG GCATCTTGAAAAGCACGTGCCGGATTGACGTCCGCTGGTTCCCCTTCGACACCCAGAAATGCGACCTCAAATTTGGCTCCTGGACCTACGATGGCTGGCTCCTGGACCTGCGCATGCTGGAGACGGATACATCCGGCTACGTTGCCAATGGCGAATGGGACCTTATGG GTGTACCTGGCACTCAGAACAAGGTTTTCTACGAATGTTGTCGGGAGCCCTATCTGGATGTCACCTTCGCCGTGACCATGCGCCGGCGCACTCTGTATTATGCCCTCAACATGCTGGTCCCCTGCTTACTCCTCTCCGCCATGACCTTCCTGGTCTTCCTTTTGCCAGCTGATTCTGGAGAGAAGATTTCACTGG GCATCACCGTCCTCCTTTCGCTCACCGTCTTCATGCTGCTTGTGGCAGAGGTCATGCCCGCCACCTCGGACTCCATCCCACTTATAG GGCAATACTTCGCCACAACCATGGGCATGGTGGCTCTCTCGGTGGTGGCCACAGTCTTTGTGCTCCAGTACCATCACCACGACCCTGATGGcgggtgcatgccaagatgg GTGCAGGTGGTGGTGTTGCGTTGGGGTGCTTGGCTGTTGCGCATGCGCCAACCAGGGGAGGAGCCAGTGGGGCGGCCCCACTGCACCCCCAGTCTGCTGAGTTGCAGTTCGGAAAACAGCGAAGGGGGAGGCACACCAACCCAGCAGGCTGCCCCTGTCGTCCCCATCAACAACGGCAGCCTCGCTTACATGGGTGTCCCGACAGTGGCATTCCCCACCAAACCCCCTGACATCCCCCGGCCTTTCCTTCCATCCCCTGAGTTTCAGGCCTCCACCCCGGAGGAGCTACTCTCCAGCCCTGAACTAGGCCACATCTTGGAGGAGTTGCGTTTCGTGGCACAGTGTTTCCGGGGACGGGACGCCGCTCAGGCTGCTTGTAGCCAGTGGAAGTTTGCGGCGGCTGTCGTCGACCGCCTCTGCCTGGTTACCTTTGCCCTCATCCACATTGTCTGCTCCATCGGCATCCTCATGGCTGCCCCCAACTTTGCGGAGGCCATTACTAAGGATTTCCTGTGA